One region of Eupeodes corollae chromosome 1, idEupCoro1.1, whole genome shotgun sequence genomic DNA includes:
- the LOC129941515 gene encoding histone H3-like — MARTKQTAHKSTGGKAPCKQLATKAARKSAPATGGVKKPHRYRPGTVALREIRRYQKSTELLIRKLPFQRLVREIALDFKTDLRFQSSAVMALQEASEAYLVGLFEDTNLCAIHAKRVTIMPKDIQLARRIRGERA; from the coding sequence atggCTCGTACAAAGCAAACTGCCCATAAATCGACTGGTGGAAAAGCCCCATGTAAGCAACTGGCAACAAAGGCAGCTCGTAAAAGTGCTCCAGCAACAGGAGGTGTAAAGAAACCACATCGTTATCGTCCTGGAACAGTGGCTCTTCGTGAGATTCGTCGTTATCAGAAAAGCACCGAATTGTTAATTCGTAAATTGCCTTTCCAACGTTTAGTTCGTGAAATTGCTCtagatttcaaaacagatttgcgattccagagctcagctgttatggcccttcaagaagcaagtgaagcttatttggttggtctgtttgaagacacaaatttgtgcgccatccatgccaaacgtgtcacaattatgccaaaagacattcaattggccagacgcatccgtggcgaacgtgcttaa
- the LOC129942663 gene encoding uncharacterized protein LOC129942663: protein MISRIVLWLLFLISGVSMSALNSSSLPVDEFLKFNQKECFVSRRIGSCLKYKAGRIVWKLATNSLGYFPSENSRDLADSRRIRFVQLSAPSDTVLLGMNSRNLQDDSEMTKIMKFLQRTAELFARNHGFQVEISSEGGTSISSENDIPEMGKLLSDKKKRKWLLILPLIILMKIAHLKMTVVPLLLATLGLNVVLIGGGGWLIHYLKYKTLCKIHPHFIQTHSHVYDSDPNEYSSFLGSSDGYSSPNTGSGYYSPQESGPWNTRKNFHAYGGYKV, encoded by the exons ATGATAAGTCGCATTgtgttgtggttgttgtttcTAATAAGTGGAGTATCGATGTCGGCTCTAAATTCAAGTTCACTACCGGTCGATGAGTTCttgaaatttaatcaaaaggAGTGTTTCGTTTCACGTCGTATTGGTTCCTGCCTCAAGTATAAAGCCGGAAGAATCGTCTGGAAACTTGCCACTAACAGTTTGGGATATTTTCCCAGTGAGAACAGTCGGGATTTGGCCGATTCTAGGAGGATACGGTTTGTCCAGCTTTCGGCTCCCAGTGATACTGTGTTGCTCGGTATGAATTCCAGGAATCTTCAAG ATGATAGtgaaatgacaaaaattatgaaattccTTCAACGTACAGCAGAGCTCTTCGCTAGAAACCACGGATTTCAGGTGGAAATTTCTAGTGAAGGTGGCACTAGTATAAGTAGCGAGAATGATATTCCAGAAATGGGTAAGCTTttga gtgataaaaagaaaagaaaatggcTTCTTATTTTgccattaattattttaatgaaaattgctCACCTCAAAATGACCGTAGTACCGTTGCTTTTAGCAACATTAGGTCTTAATGTTGTTCTAATTGGTGGCGGTGGCTGGCTAATACACTATCTGAAGTATAAGACTTTGTGTAAAATTCATCCACATTTCATTCAGACTCATTCACATGTTTATGACTCAGATCCAAATG agtATTCTTCATTTTTGGGAAGCAGTGATGGTTATTCAAGTCCGAATACTGGAAGTGGGTATTATTCACCACAAGAATCAGGACCATGGAACACGAGGAAAAATTTTCATGCATATGGAGGATACAAGGTTTAA